The nucleotide sequence ACCGCACGGAGCGCTGCCGGAACCGCCACCGTGATGCAGGCCGCCCTGGCCTACGTCGGAATCGGTTACGGTTCCACCAGCGGATCCGTCCAGCCGGCACCCAGCCGACCGGTCGATCATCGAGTCATCCACCCCATACCAGGTATCAGTTCTCAAGCATCAGTCAGGAGTCAGCCGTGGCCGACGAAGCGACGACACAGTGGCGCTCGGCCCTGGAGATCCTTGCAGGCTCCGCCGAGCTCGGTCAGGGCAAGCTGTCCATCATCCGTACCACTCATGCCGTCGACGTCGACGGCACGCTAGTGCTCATCGTCGGCTCTACCTTCGCCAGGAATGTGGTGGACAACGCCCGCGGCCATATCGCGCAGGCGCTGCGCCGGGTCTCCGGTTACGACGTCCCCTTCGAGGTCATCGTTGACACCTCCCTGGAGTCATCCGCCCCCGTGCTCGCCAACCGCGCCGATACACCCGCCGTCCGCCTGACCACGCGGCCCGTGGTTGACCAGATTCCCGAGGCCCCCGTGCCGGCCGTGAGCGCGCCCGTGCCACCGGCTGCGCCTGCCGACGACGCCCCTGCGGTCCCGGGCGGCTACGCGACCGCCGAGCCCTCGCCGGCGGTGACCGTTCCTGACGAAGGTTCAGACCTCAACCCGAAGTACACCTTCGATACCTACGTCACCGGCTCCTCCAACCGGCTGCCGCACGCCTCCGCTATCGCGGTGGCCGAGGCCCCGGCCAAGGCCTACAACCCGCTGTTCATCTACGGCGGCTCCGGCCTGGGCAAGACGCACCTGCTGCACGCCATCGGCCACTACGCCCGCAGGCTGTACCCCTCTATCCGGGTCAAGTACGTCTCCAGCGAGGAGTTCGTCTCCGACTTCATCGCCTCGGTGGCCGACGGCCGCATGGACGCCTTCAAGCGCCGCTACCGGGAGGTCGACATCCTCCTGGTTGACGATATCCAGTTCCTGCAGGGCAAGGAGCAGACGCTCGAGGAGTTCTTCCACACCTTCAACGCCCTGCACACGGCCAACAAGCAGGTCGTACTCACCTCCGACCAGCCGCCCAAGGCGCTGGGCGGGTTCGAGGAGCGGCTGCGCTCGCGCTTCGAGTGGGGCCTGCTGGCCGACGTGCAGCCGCCGGACTTCGAGACCCGCACGGCGATCCTGTCCCGCAAGGCCAGCGCCGAGGGGCTTGACCTGCCCGCCGACGTCCTGGAGTACATCGCCAGCCGGGTCACCACCAATATCCGTGAGCTCGAGGGCGCCCTGATCCGGGTGACCGCCTTCGCCTCACTGACCAAGCAGCCGGTGGACCGCACCCTGGCGGAACTGGTGCTCAAGGACATCATCACCGATCCCGCCAGCGAGGAGATCACCTCTGCGCTGATCATGGCGCAGACCGCCGACTACTTCGGCATCACGATCGATGACCTGTGCTCGTCCAACCGCGCCCGCACATTCGTCCACGCCCGCCACATCGGCATGTACCTGTGCCGGGAGCTGACTGACATGTCCCTGCCGCAGATCGGACGCGAGTTCGGCGGCCGCGACCACACCACGGTTATGAGCGCGGACAAGAAGATCCGCACGCAGATGCCCGAGCGCCGCGAGACCTACAACCACGTGGCCGAGCTCACCGCGCGCATCAAGCAGGCCGCCCAGTCCGCCACCGCTTCCTGACGCGCCGGCGCCATCTCTCCTCGGCCTAACACCCGCGGGGCGGTCAGGCGTACGAGTTCGTGCCCTGTTACGAGCTTTTGCACCCTGGTGCACGGCTGCAGCGTGCGCACTAGGGTGCAAAAGCTCGCATCAGACAGGCCGGCGGGGCTGTGGAAGACGCTGCGGAGCGACAGTGGACGTCCCGGGCACTCCTGTGGAGCCGGCCATCGCCGTCTGGGGAGAGCCCAACCGGGGAACTACCACAATCCACCGGCCGGCCGAGGCGTCCACGGAACTACGAGCTTGTAGTTCCACAGCCCCCTGGCGCGCGCCGCCGCCGCAAGCGCCGCTTTTCCCCAGCTTCCACACCACCTATAACCCCTACAAGACTTGTCATTCACGATCCGCCACGCATGCCCGCACCAGGGATCCGAGACCCCCACCCGGCAAACACCTCAATGCAGCATCCCGGTCATGCGTCTACACTCGGCGGCAAACCGCATACACATCACGCACGTGCCGGGAGCGCCCGGCCGCCGAGGAGGCACTACATGAAGCTCAGGGTCGACCGCGACGTCCTCGCTGACGCCGTCACATGGACCGCGCGCTCAGTGCCGGCACGCCCCCCGGTGCCCGTGCTGGCCGGCGTCCGCCTGGAGGCCACCTCCACCTCCCTGATCCTGGCCTCCTTCGACTACGAGGTCTCCGCCCACTGCGAGATCCCGGCCGACGTCGAGGAGGAGGGCGTGGTGCTCGTCTCCGGTCGGCTGCTTGCAGACATTGCCAAGGCGCTGCCGTCCAAGCCGGTGGACCTGGAGGTCGAGGGCACCAAGGTGACTGTCACCTGCGGCGCCTCCCGCTTCGCGCTCGCGGCCATGGCGGCCGAGGACTACCCGGCGCTGCCGCAGATGCCGGGCGTGGCCGGGACCGTCGATGCCCACGACCTCGCCGAGGCCGTCTCCCAGGTATCCATCGCCGCTTCCCGCGATGAGACCCTGCCGCTGCTGACCAGCGTGCAGATGGAGGTCGACGGCGCCTCCCTGACGCTTATGGCCACTGACCGCTATCGGCTGGCCGTGCGGGAGATGACCTGGCAGCCGCAGGACCCCCAGCTCTCAACCCACGCGCTGCTAAAGGCCCGCACCCTGTCTGACGTCGCCAAGTCCCTGACCTCCACGGGTGACGTGACGGTGGCACTCACGGAGGCGGCCGAGTCCGCCTCCAGCCTCATTGGCTTCGAGGCCGGCGGCCGGCGCACCACCAGCCTGCTCACCGACGGCGATTACCCGCCAGTGCTGCGCCTGTTCCCCGAGTCCACCACGATTCACGCCACCGTTGGCCGTGAGGAGCTCATGGGCGCCGTGCGCCGCGTCAGCCTGGTTGCCGACCGGGCCGCCCCGATCCACATGTCCTTCACCGAGGGCAACCTGGCGCTGGACGCCGGCCAGGGGGACGACGCGCAGGCCTCCGAGCAGCTAGTCACCCACCTGGAGGGCGAGGACATCGCCACCGCCTTCAACCCCGCCTACCTGCTCGACGGCCTGGGAGCCATTAACCAGCCGTACGTGCGCTTCGACTTCACCCACCCGTCCAAGCCCGCGGTCCTGACCGGCATGAGCGCCATCGGCGGCGAGGAGGACACCTCCTTCCGCTACCTGATCATGCCGATCCGCTTCGGCGCCTGAGGCCAGCCCCGACCCAGATGCATTCGGCTGCCAGCCGCGGAAATCGCCGCGCGCGGGTGACGGGGCGGCAGGCCCGCGGGCGCCCGCCGTCGGGAACCGGTCGAGGGAGGTGCGGCCGCCGTGTACGTCTCTGATCTTGCACTGGATGACTTCCGCTCCTTCCGCGAGCTGGTCCTGGCGCTCCAGCCCGGGCCGACGGCGTTCATCGGCCCCAATGGGCAGGGCAAGACCAACCTGGTGGAGGCGGTGGCCTACCTGTCTGCACTGTCCAGCCACCGGGTCGGCACGGATATGGCGCTGGTGCGGCGCGCGCCGGCCGGTGAGCCACAGCCCGGTGGCGCCGTGATCCGTGCCAAGGTGGTTCACGGCGAGCGCCCCAGTGTGCTGGAGCTGGAGCTGATCGCGGGGCGCGCTAATCGGGCCCGCCTGAACCGTGCCTCTGCGCGGCCACGCGACCTGCTCGGCGTGCTGCGCACCGTCGTCTTCGCCCCGGAGGACCTGGCCCTGGTGCGCGCCGAGCCGGGTGTGCGCCGTCGTTTCCTGGATGACCTGGCTGTCACCCTGCGTCCGGCACTGGCGAGTGTGCGCGCCGAGCACGACAAGATCCTCGCCCAGCGCGCCAGCCTGCTGAAGTCGGCTCGCGCTGCGCGCGCCTCCACCACCTCCATGCTCTCCACCCTTCAGGTCTGGGACGCCCAGCTGGCGGCGGCCTCCGCCCGCCTGATCTCCGCCCGCGTCGACGTCGTGCAGCGGCTGCGTCCGTGGGTGGCCGAGTGCTACGGCCGGGTCAGCCAGGGCCGCTCGGCCGCCCGCATCGCCTACCGCTCCAGCCTGCTCGCGCACGAGGGCACCCCAGAGCCCGATCCGGCCGCCGAGGCGACCTTCCTGGAGGCGGAGGAGACGCTGGTGGACACTGCTGCTACTGCCGCCCGCCTGGAACAGGCCATGGAGGACCTGCACGCCCGCGAGATTGACCGGGGCGCCAACCTGGTGGGTGCTCACCGCGACGACCTGTCCCTGTTCCTGGACGCCCTGCCGGCCAAGGGGTTCGCCTCCCACGGGGAGCAGTGGTCCCTGGCCCTGGCGTTGCGACTGGCCTCCTATGAGATGCTCCGTCACGACGTGGACGCCTACGGGGGTGACGGCGAGCCCGTACTGATACTCGACGACGTCTTCGCCTCCCTGGACGACGCCCGCCGCCGCGCCCTGGCCGGCATTGCCGCC is from Actinomyces sp. 432 and encodes:
- the dnaN gene encoding DNA polymerase III subunit beta — translated: MKLRVDRDVLADAVTWTARSVPARPPVPVLAGVRLEATSTSLILASFDYEVSAHCEIPADVEEEGVVLVSGRLLADIAKALPSKPVDLEVEGTKVTVTCGASRFALAAMAAEDYPALPQMPGVAGTVDAHDLAEAVSQVSIAASRDETLPLLTSVQMEVDGASLTLMATDRYRLAVREMTWQPQDPQLSTHALLKARTLSDVAKSLTSTGDVTVALTEAAESASSLIGFEAGGRRTTSLLTDGDYPPVLRLFPESTTIHATVGREELMGAVRRVSLVADRAAPIHMSFTEGNLALDAGQGDDAQASEQLVTHLEGEDIATAFNPAYLLDGLGAINQPYVRFDFTHPSKPAVLTGMSAIGGEEDTSFRYLIMPIRFGA
- the recF gene encoding DNA replication/repair protein RecF (All proteins in this family for which functions are known are DNA-binding proteins that assist the filamentation of RecA onto DNA for the initiation of recombination or recombinational repair.), which produces MYVSDLALDDFRSFRELVLALQPGPTAFIGPNGQGKTNLVEAVAYLSALSSHRVGTDMALVRRAPAGEPQPGGAVIRAKVVHGERPSVLELELIAGRANRARLNRASARPRDLLGVLRTVVFAPEDLALVRAEPGVRRRFLDDLAVTLRPALASVRAEHDKILAQRASLLKSARAARASTTSMLSTLQVWDAQLAAASARLISARVDVVQRLRPWVAECYGRVSQGRSAARIAYRSSLLAHEGTPEPDPAAEATFLEAEETLVDTAATAARLEQAMEDLHAREIDRGANLVGAHRDDLSLFLDALPAKGFASHGEQWSLALALRLASYEMLRHDVDAYGGDGEPVLILDDVFASLDDARRRALAGIAADAQQVLLTAAVDADVPAALDGARFHVTNGESGSQVLHD
- the dnaA gene encoding chromosomal replication initiator protein DnaA, which codes for MEILAGSAELGQGKLSIIRTTHAVDVDGTLVLIVGSTFARNVVDNARGHIAQALRRVSGYDVPFEVIVDTSLESSAPVLANRADTPAVRLTTRPVVDQIPEAPVPAVSAPVPPAAPADDAPAVPGGYATAEPSPAVTVPDEGSDLNPKYTFDTYVTGSSNRLPHASAIAVAEAPAKAYNPLFIYGGSGLGKTHLLHAIGHYARRLYPSIRVKYVSSEEFVSDFIASVADGRMDAFKRRYREVDILLVDDIQFLQGKEQTLEEFFHTFNALHTANKQVVLTSDQPPKALGGFEERLRSRFEWGLLADVQPPDFETRTAILSRKASAEGLDLPADVLEYIASRVTTNIRELEGALIRVTAFASLTKQPVDRTLAELVLKDIITDPASEEITSALIMAQTADYFGITIDDLCSSNRARTFVHARHIGMYLCRELTDMSLPQIGREFGGRDHTTVMSADKKIRTQMPERRETYNHVAELTARIKQAAQSATAS